In the genome of Fusarium fujikuroi IMI 58289 draft genome, chromosome FFUJ_chr02, one region contains:
- the fsr5 gene encoding fusarubin cluster-dehydrogenase, producing MASLGKYVSKLAGSRVLVIGGSSGIGFGVAEAAIQNGASSVFISSSSQTKISSAIERLKENNQSAKAQLHGFPCNLGSPDTLTSEVENLFAEVAKSGKLDHVVFTAGDKLAVGKLEDFTLDAIRQAGTVRFFAPLVVAQQLRKHLDESGSSSFTVATGGATEHVSKDWSIMYSYLSGLRGMIRGLAVDLAPIRVNAVAQGPTDTEIWSYVKEMGYWDNVTGHLKGRMTTGEIGKVEDVVEAYLYLMKNKNTSGSVVETTGGTLLS from the coding sequence ATGGCTTCACTCGGAAAATACGTCTCCAAGCTGGCAGGATCTCgcgtcctcgtcatcggcgGTTCTTCAGGAATTGGCTTTGGCGTCGCAGAAGCAGCGATCCAAAATGGCGCCTCGTCTGtgttcatctcctcatcttcccaGACAAAGATCTCCAGCGCCATTGAGCGTCTCAAAGAGAACAACCAATCTGCCAAGGCTCAACTTCATGGTTTTCCCTGCAACTTGGGTTCGCCTGACACACTCACCTCTGAGGTTGAGAACCTCTTCGCCGAGGTCGCCAAGTCTGGCAAGCTAGACCACGTCGTCTTCACGGCTGGCGATAAGCTCGCAGTTGGGAAACTGGAGGATTTCACTCTCGATGCAATTCGTCAAGCTGGCACCGTGCGCTTCTTCGCACCACTTGTTGTCGCGCAGCAACTCCGCAAGCACCTCGACGAAAGCGGATCTTCATCATTCACCGTCGCTACTGGTGGTGCAACAGAGCATGTCTCCAAGGATTGGTCCATCATGTATTCTTACCTGTCTGGCCTTCGCGGCATGATCCGTGGTTTAGCTGTTGATCTTGCGCCGATTCGCGTCAATGCTGTTGCGCAGGGCCCAACAGACACTGAGATCTGGAGTTATGTCAAGGAGATGGGGTATTGGGATAATGTAACTGGGCACTTGAAGGGAAGAATGACGACGGGTGAGATTGGaaaggttgaggatgttgtgGAGGCGTATTTGTACTtgatgaagaacaagaataCATCTGGTAGTGTTGTTGAGACTACGGGAGGAACACTGCTGTCTTAG
- the fsr4 gene encoding fusarubin cluster-oxidoreductase, giving the protein MFSHLRNRLSVNRPQALSSQIRAASTMKEAIVSRGPRVHIIDSPIPKAGPGQVVVKIEYAGSNPKDWKRPEYWGSKATMNQGDDHSGTVYEVGEGVSDFKIGDRVAAMHEGKQPGGSYAEYGVSWAYTTIHLPEQTTFQEGAAIPFAAFTAACALYAKLDLPYPRHPVSDDQKIPLVIWGASSAVGSYAVQLAKKSNIHPLICIAGRAQEHVERMIDGSKGDIVIDYRKGHEAVAQKIKANLSGQKLEYAFDAVSEMGSYQTICDVLDQEIGKITLIIPAQSYSDIPKTIKKSVTTVASVHEDLKEFARGFSTYFGRGLQDGWLKAHPQEVVPGDWRG; this is encoded by the exons ATGTTTTCCCATTTGCGCAATCGCCTTTCGGTGAATCGACCTCAGGCACTCTCATCACAGATCAGAGCGGCCAGCACGATGAAAGAAGCCATTGTATCGCGCGGACCAAGAGTCCATATCATTGACAGCCCGATTCCGAAAGCGGGGCCTGGACAAGTTGTCGTCAAGATTGAGTACGCTGGTAGTAACCCCAAGGATTG GAAGCGACCTGAGTACTGGGGAAGCAAGGCGACCATGAACCAGGGCGATGATCACTCTGGAACTGTCTATGAGGTTGGAGAGGGAGTGTCTGACTTCAAAATCGGTGATCGCGTCGCGGCTATGCACGAGGGGAAGCAGCCTGGCGGGAGTTACGCTGAGTATGGTGTAAGCTGGGCATACACCACCATTCATCTACCGGAACAAACTACTTTCCAAG AGGGCGCTGCCATACCCTTCGCTGCATTCACCGCAGCTTGTGCCCTCTACGCAAAGCTCGATCTCCCCTACCCGAGGCATCCAGTCTCCGACGATCAAAAGATACCTCTTGTGATCTGGGGCGCTTCATCAGCGGTTGGATCCTACGCAGTTCAATTGGCAAAGAAGTCTAATATCCATCCACTCATTTGCATCGCTGGCCGTGCGCAAGAGCACGTCGAGAGAATGATTGATGGGTCCAAGGGAGACATAGTCATTGACTACAGAAAGGGACACGAGGCTGTCGCgcaaaagatcaaggccaaccTGAGCGGCCAAAAGCTAGAGTACGCATTTGATGCTGTATCTGAGATGGGATCCTACCAGACCATTTGCGATGTTCTTGACCAGGAGATTGGGAAGATCACTCTCATTATTCCTGCACAAAGCTATTCTGATATCCCAAAGACCATTAAGAAGTCGGTCACTACGGTTGCTAGTGTACATGAAGATCTAAAGGAATTCGCTCGGGGGTTTTCGACGTATTTCGGTAGGGGGCTTCAGGACGGCTGGCTAAAGGCGCATCCGCAAGAGGTTGTGCCTGGGGATTGGAGGGGATAG
- the fsr2 gene encoding fusarubin cluster-methyltransferase, with translation MDKADRDAVIEHATQVKRLVHDPHSFLTELVAQQQQYHCIAWLCHFNILSNIPQPPESIAYSDVATKAQVPLSKLQSVARMAMTTGLLSETKDGKLSHNTLSAQFITNVHMKTQLLHIVNQTVPLMTGLIQATWKWGETSATNETAYNIIHGTELSFFEHLKTRPDLNEGFQAYMKSRAVSHTGSNVEHLLNAFDWKALGQAQVVDIGGSSGSTSIMLATAFPLLNLVIEDLPEPIENAKARLSELPSDIKSRIEIMAYDFFTPQPVKNADVYLLRTILHDWPDADAIKIIQGIVAAMGPSSRLLIMDMVLPKPGSGSVTFEAALRQKDLTMIQCFNAQEREVEEWKALLTKADPRLKIQAIERPAGSELSVIEAMLDESPEQAAWF, from the exons ATGGACAAGGCGGATAGAGACGCTGTCATTGAGCATGCTACGCAGGTCAAACGCCTCGTGCATGATCCTCACAGCTTCCTCACTGAGCTAGTCGCACAGCAACAGCAATATCACTGCATCGCCTGGCTTTGCCACTTCAATATCCTCTCCAACATTCCCCAGCCTCCAGAGTCTATCGCCTACTCTGATGTCGCCACCAAGGCTCAAGTCCCGCTGTCAAAGCTGCAGTCCGTAGCACGCATGGCGATGACTACCGGTTTACTCAGCGAGACCAAAGATGGCAAGCTTTCTCACAATACCCTTTCTGCGCAGTTCATTACGAATGTCCATATGAAGACGCAGCTTCTTCATATCGTCAATCAGACTGTTCCTCTCATGACGGGCTTGATCCAAGCTACGTGGAAATGGGGCGAGACGTCTGCGACTAATGAGACGGCTTACAATATTATTCATGGCACTGAGCTGTCGTTCTTTGAGCACTTGAAGACGCGGCCTGATCTCAATGAAGGCTTCCAGGCGTACATGAAGAGTCGTGCTGTGTCGCACACTGGTTCTAATGTCGAGCATCTTCTGAACGCCTTTGACTGGAAGGCGTTGGGACAAGCTCAAGTCGTTGAT ATTGGAGGAAGTAGTGGCTCAACATCAATTATGCTGGCGACAGCATTCCCTTTACTCAATCTCGTCATCGAAGACCTTCCAGAACCCATTGAGAACGCTAAGGCTCGTCTGTCTGAGTTGCCATCAGACATCAAGTCTCGTATTGAGATCATGGCCTACGACTTCTTCACTCCCCAACCCGTCAAAAACGCTGATGTCTATCTTTTACGCACGATTCTCCATGACTGGCCCGATGCTGATGCCATCAAGATCATACAAGGCATCGTCGCAGCCATGGGTCCGTCCAGTCGCTTGCTGATCATGGATATGGTGTTGCCCAAGCCAGGCTCTGGGTCTGTGACATTTGAAGCAGCGCTTCGACAGAAGGATCTTACCATGATTCAGTGCTTCAATGCTCAGGAGCGCGAGGTTGAGGAGTGGAAGGCCCTGCTTACCAAGGCTGATCCGCGATTGAAGATACAGGCGATCGAGAGACCTGCTGGGAGTGAGTTGTCGGTGATTGAGGCTATGCTTGATGAGTCTCCGGAGCAGGCGGCGTGGTTCTAG
- the fsr3 gene encoding fusarubin cluster-monooxygenase: MKNTQTNGTHPIIDKKPNGTLNGDHQEYPTFSQEKLDDSIKRGIDLQVFRYPSTGINVLIAGAGLGGITCALECWRKGHNVRIIDRSPSPVWTGDNVQIQPSAILLLRHWPDMGYEIEENQYDVDMSYYRQTGERIWGPAPPMFNDPEHLPGRRGFPSVNAHSRIKLYRAFLKQAERVGIYVEWGCKVVEYWEDVEGHAGGVVLENGEKRTADIVVAADGLRTKSMTIVPGMPDQLTTSGKAIYRAGYPVEHALKDPTVREMWNFKPEDKPIWQFWLGNGSHNMMCLTHDLAFWSFIHSHAESASESWIPDIDPAEVITEMEKNDAVHPAIAALIRTAPKGSVVNWQLKFRDPHEQWTSPGGHVVQLGDAAHAFLPTSGNGATQAIEDGVTLATCLQLAGKAQAANATKVYNKLRFQRVSCGQKMGFVNQQLKQHTDWDAIMKNPALIRSRYPKWVWSHDPEAYAYEKFAEALTHVVSGGRVPLVNTNFPKGHKYRHWTMKEVQEQIKAGQKLEDLQDGDWS, from the exons ATGAAAAACACACAGACAAACGGCACTCATCCCATCATCGATAAGAAGCCAAACGGCACTCTCAATGGTGATCATCAAGAATATCCAACCTTTTCCCAAGAAAAGCTCGATGACTCCATCAAGCGAGGCATCGACCTCCAAGTCTTCCGCTACCCCTCCACCGGTATCAACGTCCTCATCGCAGGCGCTGGTCTAGGCGGCATTACCTGCGCCCTTGAATGTTGGCGCAAAGGACACAACGTTCGCATTATCGACCGCAGTCCCAGTCCGGTCTGGACAGGCGATAATGTTCAAATCCAGCCCAGTgcaattcttcttctgcgtCATTGGCCTGATATGGGCtatgagattgaggagaacCAGTACGACGTCGACATGTCTTACTATAGACAGACTGGCGAGCGCATTTGGGGCCCTGCACCGCCTATGTTCAATGACCCAGAGCATTTGCCAGGTCGTCGCGGGTTCCCCTCTGTCAATGCCCACTCACGTATCAAACTGTACCGCGCGTTCTTGAAACAAGCGGAGCGCGTGGGTATTTATGTTGAATGGGGATGCAAGGTCGTTGAGTACTGggaggatgttgaaggtCATGCTGGGGGTGTTGTTCTCGAGAATGGGGAGAAGAGAACGGCTGATATCGTTGTTGCAGCTGATGGCTTGAGGACCAAGAGCATGACTATTGTTCCTGGCATGCCGGATCAGCTGACGACGAGTGGAAAGGCGATTTATCGTGCGGGCTATCCTGTCGAGCATGCGCTCAAGGATCCCACGGTCCGAGAGATGTGGAACTTTAAGCCTGAAGATAAGCCAATCTGGCAATTCTGGCTTGG AAATGGTTCTCACAACATGATGTGCTTAACCCACGATCTCGCGTTCTGGAGCTTCATCCACTCA CACGCTGAATCTGCCAGCGAGTCCTGGATCCCAGACATCGACCCAGCAGAAGTCATCACCGAGATGGAAAAGAACGACGCTGTCCATCCCGCAATCGCAGCCCTGATCCGCACCGCCCCCAAAGGCTCCGTCGTGAACTGGCAGCTCAAATTCCGCGATCCCCACGAGCAATGGACATCCCCCGGCGGCCACGTCGTCCAGCTCGGCGACGCAGCGCACGCATTCCTCCCCACATCCGGCAACGGTGCAACACAAGCCATAGAAGACGGCGTGACCCTCGCAACGTGCCTCCAACTCGCAGGGAAAGCCCAAGCCGCCAATGCTACAAAAGTGTACAACAAACTACGCTTCCAGCGCGTTAGCTGTGGGCAGAAAATGGGCTTTGTGAACCAGCAGCTCAAGCAGCACACGGACTGGGACGCGATCATGAAGAATCCGGCGCTGATCAGGTCGCGATATCCGAAGTGGGTTTGGTCGCATGATCCGGAGGCGTATGCTTATGAGAAGTTTGCTGAGGCGTTGACGCATGTTGTCAGTGGGGGACGGGTTCCGTTGGTGAATACGAATTTTCCGAAGGGGCATAAGTATAGACATTGGACTATGAAGGAGGTGCAGGAGCAGATCAAAGCGGGACAGAAGTTGGAGGATCTTCAGGATGGGGATTGGTCTTAG